The following proteins are encoded in a genomic region of Pungitius pungitius chromosome 19, fPunPun2.1, whole genome shotgun sequence:
- the LOC119198694 gene encoding suppressor of cytokine signaling 6, translated as MKKISLKTIRKSLSIKGKEEGDFVMLQQPSVTPEFSKEESLFGGCYTKELSGCDLGSEEDKGGQNKSRSKSESLMGSLKRRLSAKQKAKVKGSPSAIGSVDDDDSFSSSSVPISFNEVKAQRPLRSSSLRSHHYSPSPWPLRSVNSDEACIKMEVKVKAMVHSPSPSPNLHGVRKEFHDFQMEGLFQDQAESLKNLQQPQNGELHLDIDENDVPVVLGLTPQDYIQYTMPLDEGMYPEGSHSFCLDSSSPMEVVTEADNASLHTDQGPEEHELVCGLPPDLFMETSVNSLLIGSAAVMLQSSRLEVQRPLSPLMSPMIRNGHIPRTFSGFSSSDSQVAERVRHHLNFDPNSAPGVSRVYDSVQSSGPMVVTSLTEELKKLARQGWYWGPITRWEAEEKLINLADGSFLVRDSSDDRYLLSLSFRSQGKTLHTRIEHSNGRFSFYEQPDVEGHTSIVDLIEHSIRDSENGAFCYSRSRLPGSATYPVRLTNPVSRFMQVRSLQYLCRFVIRQYTRIDLIRKLPLPNKMKDYLQEKHY; from the coding sequence ATGAAGAAGATAAGCCTTAAGACCATCCGCAAGTCCCTCAGCATAAAGGGCAAGGAGGAGGGTGACTTTGTCATGCTGCAGCAGCCCTCGGTGACTCCAGAATTTTCCAAGGAAGAGTCACTTTTTGGGGGCTGCTACACCAAAGAGCTATCTGGGTGTGACCTTGGTAGTGAAGAGGACAAAGGAGGCCAGAATAAGAGCCGCTCAAAGAGCGAGAGCCTGATGGGATCACTCAAGAGGAGACTGTCCGCTAAGCAGAAGGCAAAAGTAAAAGGCAGCCCCTCTGCCATAGGCTCAGTGGACGATGATGActcgttctcctcctcttctgtgcCTATCAGCTTTAATGAGGTGAAAGCCCAGAGACCCCTTAGATCTTCATCCTTACGTAGTCACCATTATAGCCCTTCGCCTTGGCCTCTGCGCTCCGTGAACTCTGATGAGGCGTGTATTAAGATGGAGGTAAAGGTTAAAGCCATGGTTCATTCTCCCAGCCCAAGTCCCAACTTGCACGGTGTCCGTAAAGAATTTCATGATTTTCAAATGGAAGGGCTCTTTCAGGACCAAGCAGAATCCTTAAAGAATCTCCAACAGCCACAAAACGGGGAGCTGCATCTAGATATTGATGAAAATGACGTGCCTGTGGTGCTCGGGTTGACTCCCCAGGACTACATCCAGTACACAATGCCTTTAGATGAGGGAATGTACCCAGAGGGGTCCCACTCTTTCTGCCTGGATAGCTCCTCTCCTATGGAGGTGGTGACTGAAGCAGACAACGCGTCCCTCCACACAGACCAGGGACCGGAGGAACATGAACTGGTTTGTGGGTTGCCTCCGGATCTCTTCATGGAAACCTCGGTTAATAGTCTTCTCATTGGTTCCGCTGCAGTGATGCTCCAAAGCTCTCGACTAGAGGTCCAacgtcccctctctcccctcatgTCGCCCATGATCAGAAACGGACACATTCCGAGGACGTTTTCAGGGTTCAGCTCTTCGGACAGCCAGGTAGCCGAGAGGGTAAGGCACCACCTCAACTTTGACCCAAATTCAGCCCCCGGGGTCAGTCGGGTGTACGACTCGGTGCAGAGCAGCGGGCCCATGGTCGTCACCAGCCTgacggaggagctgaagaagctgGCGAGGCAGGGCTGGTACTGGGGCCCCATCACACGCTGGGAGGCCGAGGAGAAGCTGATCAACCTGGCTGACGGCTCATTCCTGGTCCGAGACAGCTCGGATGACCGGTACCTGCTCAGCCTGAGCTTCAGGTCCCAGGGCAAAACCCTCCACACCCGCATCGAACACTCCAACGGACGCTTCAGCTTCTACGAGCAGCCTGACGTGGAGGGACACACGTCCATCGTGGACTTAATCGAACACTCCATCAGAGACTCGGAGAACGGAGCTTTTTGCTATTCCCGGTCCCGCCTACCAGGTTCTGCAACCTACCCCGTCAGACTAACCAACCCAGTATCTCGGTTTATGCAAGTGCGCTCCCTGCAGTATCTCTGTCGCTTCGTCATCAGACAATACACAAGGATAGACCTGATCCGGAAACTGCCCTTGCCTAACAAGATGAAAGATTATCTGCAAGAGAAGCACTACTAA